The following are encoded together in the Gemmatimonadota bacterium genome:
- a CDS encoding amidohydrolase family protein, with protein sequence MTRRFSHTRATAFLAGALALIVLPHVSAAQSSAPAYDIILRGGTVVDGTGGPRRRADVAITRGHIARVGDLARATARTEIDVRGLFVAPGFLNIHSHANPGVLPTAENMLTQGVTTELVNADGAGPVDIAPQLSAFEKGGLAVNVAASTGFNTAWTSVMGPSDHRPTPDETARVTAIILANLAKGAYGVAAGLDYKPAYFATTAEVIQILKPTRPWRSFFPNHDRLTPESGYSSRSAMEETMTIGNATGLLPVFTHMKAQGRARGSSPSIVAMMNQSTAAGQPVAADIYPYLAGQTALAALIIPGWAQDGGVAKMRERFKDPALRAKIIAESNEGIAARFTGPEGIVLNETGRRISDIMKERGLSTPGEAVVSVLETEYPSMIATFGAEEDLVRFLQHPDIAVACDCGAWKETKAHPRGFGTFPRILGHYVRETKVLTWENAVRKMSGLPAAIMGVADRGLIAPGMAADIAVFDTATVIDRATYEKPDALSEGIRVVLVNGVVALRDGKVTGERGGRALRRTPHEPSRVQRLTSARQVAAAGSLVVAGGAPHTISVSISQASKAPSASGRLSLTSAGGVTIESSSFGTLQVAPGWASVTGRARVRGATDLDGDRAFTVIIDRADPMVDGPGSTVVLWVEGMAPVTGRLATSARVVP encoded by the coding sequence ATGACGCGACGTTTCTCGCACACTCGAGCCACGGCGTTCCTCGCCGGCGCGCTTGCGCTCATCGTGCTCCCGCACGTCAGCGCCGCTCAGTCGAGCGCCCCCGCCTACGACATCATCCTGCGTGGCGGGACGGTCGTGGATGGAACCGGCGGTCCGCGCCGCCGTGCCGATGTCGCCATCACGCGTGGCCATATCGCCCGCGTCGGCGACCTGGCGCGGGCCACGGCGCGCACCGAGATCGACGTACGCGGCCTCTTCGTGGCCCCGGGCTTCCTCAACATCCACTCGCACGCCAACCCCGGCGTCCTGCCAACTGCCGAGAACATGCTGACGCAGGGGGTGACGACGGAGCTGGTGAACGCCGACGGCGCCGGCCCGGTCGACATCGCCCCTCAGCTCTCGGCATTCGAGAAGGGGGGGCTCGCGGTCAACGTGGCCGCGAGCACCGGCTTCAACACGGCGTGGACCAGCGTCATGGGGCCCAGCGACCATCGTCCGACGCCTGACGAGACGGCGCGCGTGACGGCGATCATCCTCGCCAACCTGGCGAAGGGGGCGTACGGCGTGGCGGCGGGGCTCGACTACAAGCCCGCGTACTTCGCGACGACGGCCGAGGTGATCCAGATCCTCAAGCCGACGCGCCCGTGGCGCAGCTTCTTCCCCAACCACGACCGCCTAACGCCGGAGTCGGGGTACAGCTCGCGCAGCGCGATGGAGGAGACGATGACGATCGGCAACGCCACCGGCCTGCTCCCCGTCTTCACGCACATGAAGGCGCAGGGGCGCGCCCGCGGCAGCTCGCCGTCGATCGTCGCGATGATGAACCAGTCGACGGCGGCCGGGCAGCCCGTGGCCGCCGACATCTATCCGTATCTCGCGGGGCAGACGGCGTTGGCCGCCTTGATCATCCCCGGCTGGGCCCAGGACGGCGGCGTGGCGAAGATGCGCGAGCGCTTCAAGGACCCGGCGTTGCGCGCGAAGATCATCGCCGAATCTAACGAAGGAATCGCCGCGCGCTTCACCGGCCCCGAAGGGATCGTGCTCAACGAGACGGGGCGCCGCATCTCCGACATCATGAAGGAGCGCGGACTCTCGACGCCGGGCGAAGCGGTCGTCTCGGTGCTGGAGACGGAGTATCCGTCGATGATCGCGACCTTCGGCGCCGAGGAGGACCTCGTGCGTTTCCTGCAGCACCCGGACATCGCGGTGGCCTGCGACTGCGGCGCCTGGAAGGAGACCAAGGCACACCCGCGCGGCTTCGGGACCTTCCCGCGCATCCTGGGGCACTACGTGCGCGAGACGAAGGTGCTCACGTGGGAGAACGCGGTGCGCAAGATGAGTGGGCTCCCGGCGGCGATCATGGGGGTGGCCGACCGCGGGCTGATTGCCCCGGGGATGGCGGCCGACATCGCGGTCTTCGACACCGCGACGGTGATCGACCGCGCGACGTACGAGAAGCCGGATGCGCTGTCGGAGGGGATTCGCGTGGTGCTGGTGAACGGCGTGGTGGCGCTCAGGGACGGGAAAGTGACGGGCGAGCGCGGCGGCAGGGCGCTGCGCCGCACGCCGCATGAGCCCAGCCGGGTGCAGCGCCTGACGAGTGCACGGCAGGTGGCGGCGGCGGGATCGCTCGTCGTCGCGGGCGGCGCACCACACACGATCTCCGTGTCGATCTCGCAGGCGAGCAAGGCGCCCTCGGCTTCGGGACGCCTCAGCCTGACGAGTGCGGGCGGGGTGACGATCGAGTCGTCGTCGTTCGGGACGCTGCAGGTGGCGCCCGGGTGGGCGAGCGTCACGGGGCGGGCACGGGTGCGCGGCGCCACCGACCTGGATGGCGACCGGGCCTTCACCGTCATCATCGACCGGGCCGACCCGATGGTCGACGGCCCGGGGTCGACGGTGGTGCTGTGGGTGGAGGGGATGGCGCCGGTTACCGGGCGATTGGCGACGTCGGCTCGGGTGGTACCGTAG
- the treF gene encoding alpha,alpha-trehalase TreF: protein MSRTSLALLLTLVACAPRAPGTPVVLPTAAYDPVRDLGPLFHDVQMARVFEDSKSFVDATPREAPAALVARYAAEKGRQGFSIAAFVREHFEAPAAVGGSFTTNRERSMEDHIRDLWPVLTRRPDSVRANTTLLPLPKPYVVPGGRFREVYYWDSYFTMQGLVVTGRTDLVRNMLDNFAWLIESVGHIPNGNRSYYLGRSQPPYFAAMVGLYARATDTTQALAFLPAMEKEYAFWMEGSAALAPGQAHRRVVRLTDGTLLNRYWDDLPAPRPESYREDYTLGESLPAAQREPFYRHVRAAAESGWDFSSRWMRDPKDLRSLETTNIAPVDLNALLYNTERTIAALLRVRNGTGDRAMAERHEQAATRRRAALQAHAYDMREGFFFDVRWTTGKRVTDRPTLAASAALYFGVATDEQGKAVAARLERDFLKAGGFATTLISSGQQWDAPNGWPPLQWLSMEGVRRYGRTDLANTARDRWLALNRRTYAATGKMTEKYDVLDMARAAGGGEYPNQDGFGWSNGVAPGVGGTGGADPVARTGRQLPLHAMSRPTVPPEPTSPIAR, encoded by the coding sequence ATGTCACGGACATCGCTCGCGCTGCTGCTTACGCTCGTTGCCTGCGCTCCCAGGGCGCCCGGTACGCCCGTCGTCCTCCCCACCGCGGCCTACGATCCCGTCCGCGACCTCGGCCCCCTCTTCCACGACGTGCAGATGGCGCGCGTCTTCGAGGACTCCAAGAGCTTCGTCGACGCCACCCCGCGTGAGGCGCCAGCGGCGCTGGTCGCTCGTTATGCGGCCGAAAAGGGGCGTCAGGGCTTCTCGATCGCGGCGTTCGTGCGCGAGCACTTCGAGGCCCCGGCGGCGGTGGGCGGGAGCTTCACCACCAATCGTGAACGGTCGATGGAGGACCACATTCGCGACCTGTGGCCTGTCCTCACCCGCCGCCCCGACAGCGTGCGCGCCAACACCACGCTGCTCCCGCTCCCCAAGCCCTATGTCGTCCCGGGCGGTCGCTTCCGCGAGGTGTACTACTGGGACTCGTACTTCACCATGCAGGGGCTGGTCGTCACCGGGCGCACCGACCTGGTGCGCAACATGCTCGACAACTTCGCCTGGCTCATCGAGTCGGTAGGGCACATCCCCAACGGCAACCGCAGCTACTACCTGGGGCGCAGCCAGCCGCCGTACTTCGCGGCCATGGTGGGGCTGTATGCGCGCGCGACCGACACCACGCAGGCGCTGGCCTTCCTCCCGGCGATGGAGAAGGAGTACGCCTTCTGGATGGAGGGGAGTGCGGCGCTCGCCCCCGGCCAGGCGCATCGTCGCGTCGTGCGCCTCACGGACGGCACGCTCCTCAACCGCTACTGGGACGACCTGCCCGCGCCGCGCCCCGAGTCGTACCGCGAGGACTACACGTTAGGCGAGTCGCTCCCCGCCGCGCAGCGCGAGCCCTTCTACCGCCACGTGCGCGCCGCCGCCGAGAGCGGGTGGGACTTCTCCAGTCGGTGGATGCGTGACCCGAAGGACCTCCGGTCGCTCGAGACCACCAACATCGCCCCGGTCGACCTCAACGCCTTGCTCTACAACACCGAGCGCACCATTGCGGCGTTGCTCCGCGTGCGCAACGGGACCGGCGACCGTGCCATGGCGGAGCGCCACGAGCAGGCCGCGACGCGGCGGCGCGCCGCGCTGCAGGCGCACGCCTACGACATGCGCGAGGGCTTCTTCTTCGACGTGCGGTGGACCACGGGGAAACGTGTGACCGACCGCCCGACGCTGGCCGCGTCAGCGGCGCTGTACTTCGGGGTTGCAACTGACGAGCAAGGGAAGGCGGTGGCCGCGCGGCTCGAGCGCGACTTCCTCAAGGCCGGAGGATTCGCCACGACGCTGATCAGCTCTGGCCAGCAATGGGATGCGCCCAATGGCTGGCCGCCGCTGCAGTGGCTGTCGATGGAAGGGGTCCGGCGCTACGGGCGCACCGACCTGGCCAACACCGCGCGCGACCGCTGGCTCGCCCTCAACCGGCGCACCTACGCGGCGACCGGGAAGATGACCGAGAAGTACGACGTGCTGGACATGGCGCGCGCCGCCGGGGGCGGCGAGTATCCCAACCAGGACGGCTTCGGCTGGAGCAACGGCGTAGCCCCTGGCGTTGGCGGCACAGGCGGCGCGGATCCAGTAGCGCGCACCGGCCGCCAGCTGCCACTCCACGCCATGTCGCGACCTACGGTACCACCCGAGCCGACGTCGCCAATCGCCCGGTAA
- a CDS encoding MFS transporter — MNVGFFGIQYSFGLQQGNMSPIYKYLGADEASLPLLWLAGPMTGLLVQPIVGAMSDRTLSPRGRRTPYFLVGAVLCSLALLAMPFSQALWMAAGLLWVLDAANNITMEPYRAFVSDRLDASQHSIGFLTQSAFTGLGQTLSYLTPSILVLLGMNRDAVNGRGIPYITVGAFLIGAVFSISSILITVRTTPEIPLTDEERRRIEALPRGFGAALTEVAEAFKDMPTAMKQLAVMKLFQWYAMFCYWQYIVLSISVTMFGSSDANTAGFREAGLINGQIGGFYNFVAFVAAFAMVPFTRRFGPKVMHAICLTLAGIAMLSIPGITDRTLLFIPMIGVGLAWASIMGNPYVMLAGSIPQERVGVYMGIFNMFIVIPMMIQIFTLPLYYKTLLGGNPENVIRLAGALLICAAVAVMFVKLAPGAGQDSPAPRGTGH; from the coding sequence ATGAATGTGGGGTTCTTCGGCATCCAGTACAGCTTCGGGCTGCAGCAGGGGAACATGAGCCCGATCTACAAGTACCTCGGCGCCGACGAGGCCTCGCTCCCCCTGCTCTGGCTGGCGGGGCCCATGACCGGGCTTCTCGTGCAGCCCATCGTCGGGGCGATGAGCGACCGGACGCTGAGCCCGCGCGGGCGACGCACGCCGTACTTCCTCGTCGGCGCCGTCCTCTGCTCGCTGGCGCTCCTGGCGATGCCCTTCTCGCAGGCGCTGTGGATGGCGGCGGGGCTCCTCTGGGTGCTCGATGCGGCCAACAACATCACCATGGAGCCGTATCGCGCCTTCGTGAGCGACCGGCTCGATGCCTCGCAGCACTCCATCGGCTTCCTCACGCAGAGTGCCTTCACCGGGTTGGGGCAGACGCTCTCGTACCTCACGCCGAGCATCCTCGTGCTGCTGGGGATGAATCGTGACGCGGTGAACGGGCGCGGCATCCCGTACATCACGGTGGGGGCATTCCTCATCGGCGCCGTCTTCTCGATCTCGTCGATCCTCATCACCGTGCGGACCACCCCCGAGATCCCGCTCACCGATGAGGAGCGCCGGCGCATCGAGGCGCTGCCGCGTGGCTTCGGGGCCGCGCTCACCGAGGTGGCTGAGGCGTTCAAGGACATGCCGACGGCGATGAAGCAGCTGGCGGTGATGAAGCTCTTCCAGTGGTACGCGATGTTCTGTTACTGGCAGTACATCGTGCTCTCCATCTCGGTGACGATGTTCGGCTCGTCGGATGCGAACACCGCTGGCTTCCGCGAGGCGGGGCTGATCAACGGGCAGATCGGCGGCTTCTACAACTTCGTCGCCTTCGTCGCCGCCTTTGCCATGGTCCCATTCACTCGGCGGTTTGGCCCCAAGGTCATGCACGCCATCTGCCTCACGCTGGCAGGGATCGCGATGCTGTCGATTCCCGGGATCACCGACCGGACGTTGCTCTTCATCCCGATGATCGGGGTGGGGCTGGCCTGGGCGAGCATCATGGGAAACCCGTACGTGATGCTGGCGGGGAGCATCCCGCAGGAGCGCGTCGGCGTCTACATGGGGATCTTCAACATGTTCATCGTGATCCCCATGATGATCCAGATCTTCACCCTGCCGCTGTATTACAAGACGTTGTTAGGCGGCAACCCGGAGAACGTGATCCGGCTGGCGGGGGCGCTGCTCATCTGTGCGGCGGTGGCGGTGATGTTCGTGAAGCTGGCGCCGGGGGCGGGGCAGGATTCTCCTGCGCCGCGCGGCACCGGGCATTGA
- a CDS encoding aspartate aminotransferase family protein, producing the protein MTSHDFLTPTAGGHAALARAVHAAVDTLRRSLPNAPYSGASPEALGALLHGELLPDAGVSIDQALQQAEAIVRHSIVTGHAGAAAHLHCPPLIAALAAEVLLSALNQSMDSFDQAPAATIVELQVTDWLCRVAGLPAGAGGAFTAGGTQSNYMGLWLARDVWLAQQRGWSVRTRGLPPNASRLAILCSEVAHFTVDKSAIQLGLGTDAVVKVAVDDRFRMIPAALDEAIDRLAAEGRTPFCIVGTAGTTDFGSIDPLGALADAAERCGAWFHVDAAYGGALLFSPRGATALAGLDRADSITLDFHKLLWQPISCGAFLLRDAAHYELLTTYADYLNPESHATDGIPDLVNRSVLTTRRFDALKLWMTMRVLGREKLAALIDQTCALAQSVAAVIAAHPSLELVHAPEQLSCVLFRYRRQQQAGAEGHAATRDDQLNTLIRDDLFRRGVAVIGVTKVRDRTTLKLTLLNPTAALHELSAIVDAVAASGAALDVATP; encoded by the coding sequence GTGACCTCTCACGACTTTCTCACGCCGACCGCCGGGGGCCACGCGGCCCTGGCCCGCGCCGTCCACGCCGCCGTCGACACGCTTCGCCGGTCGCTCCCCAACGCACCATACAGCGGTGCCAGTCCCGAAGCGTTAGGCGCCCTGCTCCACGGCGAGCTGCTCCCCGACGCCGGCGTCTCGATCGACCAGGCGCTGCAGCAGGCAGAGGCCATCGTACGGCATTCGATCGTCACCGGTCACGCCGGCGCGGCGGCGCATCTCCACTGCCCACCCCTCATCGCCGCGCTCGCCGCCGAGGTCCTTCTCTCGGCGCTCAACCAGTCGATGGACTCGTTCGACCAGGCACCGGCCGCGACGATCGTCGAGTTGCAGGTGACGGACTGGCTCTGCCGCGTGGCGGGCCTCCCCGCAGGGGCCGGCGGGGCCTTCACCGCGGGCGGGACGCAGTCGAACTACATGGGGCTCTGGCTGGCGCGCGACGTCTGGCTCGCGCAGCAGCGCGGCTGGTCGGTGCGCACGCGCGGACTGCCGCCCAACGCCAGCCGGCTGGCGATCCTCTGTTCCGAAGTCGCGCACTTCACGGTCGACAAGTCGGCGATCCAGCTGGGGCTGGGGACCGACGCCGTGGTGAAGGTCGCGGTCGACGACCGTTTCCGGATGATCCCGGCGGCGCTCGACGAGGCGATTGACCGGCTCGCGGCCGAGGGACGGACGCCGTTCTGCATCGTGGGGACGGCAGGGACGACCGACTTCGGCTCGATCGACCCGTTAGGCGCGCTGGCCGATGCCGCCGAGCGGTGCGGCGCCTGGTTCCACGTGGATGCCGCGTACGGAGGGGCGTTGCTCTTCTCGCCACGGGGCGCGACAGCGCTGGCCGGACTCGACCGCGCCGACTCGATCACGCTCGACTTTCACAAGCTGCTGTGGCAGCCGATCAGCTGCGGCGCCTTCCTGTTGCGCGACGCCGCCCACTACGAGCTGCTCACCACGTACGCCGACTACCTCAATCCCGAGAGCCACGCCACCGACGGGATCCCCGACCTGGTGAACCGCTCCGTGCTCACCACGCGGCGCTTCGACGCGCTCAAGCTGTGGATGACGATGCGCGTGCTGGGGCGTGAGAAGCTGGCCGCGCTTATCGACCAGACCTGCGCCCTGGCGCAATCGGTGGCCGCCGTGATTGCGGCGCACCCGTCGCTGGAGCTGGTGCATGCGCCGGAGCAGCTCTCGTGCGTCCTCTTTCGCTATCGCCGCCAGCAGCAAGCGGGGGCGGAGGGCCACGCTGCCACACGGGACGACCAGCTCAACACGTTGATCCGTGACGACCTGTTCCGGCGGGGCGTGGCGGTGATCGGCGTGACAAAGGTGCGCGACCGCACGACGCTCAAGCTGACGTTGCTCAACCCCACGGCCGCACTGCACGAGCTGTCGGCCATCGTGGACGCGGTCGCTGCCAGCGGTGCGGCGCTCGATGTGGCGACACCGTAG
- a CDS encoding HAMP domain-containing histidine kinase — MSSSSSASASTPSRITLNSALLAAIALSVLVAMVPAAIALDRRLAASLIARARADLATAPKLLADRNATYFDALMMRAKDLAHAPGLAEAVARGDRAGMLAILETVRPSLGAASLLVSSPDSAMSLGSRPDSSLIQQTRAGRMPVELWSDRTVIRTVALAPLELQGRWIGAAGVTLPLDDEEVIGLKGLLRADLIIATAPGEFVSATTLDTALATAILARMRSPAGDTLTREIEVADARYLVVRTKLANAGSATFVRSIAQELAVLPALRRTAAIASTAAVAVALLLAAWLSRRISRPVRQLAAAAEAIGAGSFDTVLPESRLSEVATVSERFHEMREALRSRLVQLRESNEALQERSARLQALQADLLQRERLAAAGRLVAQLAHEIRNPVASLRNCLEVVRRRLANDPEGLEFADLAINELLRMHELAEQMLDVSRPRPGAPALCAPVTTARDVVRLVTAGVSSEEFQVSVSGDPKLYAAIAGDALKQVLLNLVQNAREAASERGAERTERGSRVTIAVARDATGITIIVDDNGPGIAADKRERVFDPFYSTKSDLQGVGLGLFVAEGLVRSAGGRIGVSDAPGGGARFTLVLPESTALALDSRVEGSAAETAAASAEAHDASAR; from the coding sequence GTGAGCAGTTCCTCGTCCGCTTCCGCCTCGACTCCCTCACGGATCACCCTCAACAGCGCCCTGCTCGCGGCGATCGCGCTGTCGGTTCTGGTGGCCATGGTCCCAGCGGCGATTGCACTCGATCGCCGCCTGGCCGCGTCGCTCATCGCCCGGGCGCGTGCCGACCTGGCGACAGCGCCGAAGCTCCTGGCAGACCGGAACGCGACCTACTTCGATGCGCTCATGATGCGCGCCAAGGACCTCGCGCACGCCCCGGGACTCGCCGAGGCGGTCGCTCGAGGTGACCGGGCGGGAATGCTCGCCATCCTCGAGACCGTTCGGCCGTCGCTGGGAGCGGCATCGCTGCTCGTGTCCTCGCCGGACTCGGCGATGAGTCTCGGCTCGCGCCCGGATTCCTCGCTCATTCAGCAGACGCGCGCGGGACGGATGCCGGTCGAACTCTGGTCTGACAGAACGGTCATCCGAACGGTGGCGCTCGCTCCGCTCGAACTGCAGGGTCGCTGGATCGGCGCCGCGGGCGTGACGCTCCCCCTCGACGACGAGGAGGTGATCGGACTCAAGGGACTCCTGCGCGCCGACCTGATCATCGCAACGGCGCCGGGTGAGTTCGTTTCCGCCACGACGCTCGATACGGCGCTGGCGACGGCAATTCTCGCGCGAATGCGCTCGCCCGCGGGCGACACCCTCACACGCGAAATCGAAGTGGCCGACGCCCGCTACCTGGTCGTTCGCACCAAGCTCGCGAATGCCGGTTCGGCCACCTTCGTGCGATCGATCGCGCAGGAGCTCGCGGTGCTCCCGGCATTGCGACGAACCGCTGCGATCGCCTCGACGGCGGCAGTCGCCGTCGCGCTCCTGCTCGCGGCCTGGCTGTCGCGGCGCATTTCGCGGCCGGTGCGTCAGCTCGCCGCCGCAGCCGAGGCCATTGGCGCCGGTTCGTTTGACACGGTACTCCCGGAGTCGCGCTTGTCGGAGGTCGCCACGGTCTCCGAGCGATTTCACGAGATGCGAGAGGCGCTCCGGTCGCGACTCGTGCAGCTGCGGGAATCCAACGAGGCCCTGCAGGAGCGCAGTGCGCGGCTCCAGGCGCTGCAGGCCGACCTCCTGCAGCGAGAACGGCTTGCCGCCGCCGGGCGGCTCGTCGCGCAGCTCGCGCACGAGATCCGCAATCCCGTCGCGTCGCTGCGCAACTGCCTCGAGGTCGTGCGCCGACGTCTGGCCAACGATCCCGAAGGGCTCGAGTTCGCCGACCTGGCCATCAACGAACTCCTGCGCATGCATGAACTGGCGGAACAGATGCTCGACGTCAGCCGACCGCGCCCGGGTGCGCCGGCCCTGTGCGCGCCGGTGACGACGGCGCGTGACGTCGTGCGCCTGGTCACCGCGGGTGTCTCGTCCGAGGAGTTCCAGGTGAGCGTCAGCGGCGATCCGAAGCTGTATGCGGCGATCGCCGGTGACGCGCTCAAGCAAGTCCTGCTCAACCTGGTGCAGAACGCGCGCGAGGCAGCGAGCGAACGCGGAGCGGAGCGCACTGAGCGTGGGTCGCGTGTGACGATCGCGGTCGCGCGTGACGCGACGGGCATCACGATCATCGTCGACGACAACGGCCCGGGGATAGCCGCCGACAAGCGAGAGCGCGTCTTCGACCCGTTCTACAGTACCAAGAGCGACCTGCAGGGCGTGGGGCTGGGGCTCTTCGTCGCCGAAGGGCTCGTGAGGAGCGCCGGTGGGCGCATCGGTGTCAGCGATGCGCCTGGCGGAGGAGCGCGCTTCACACTGGTCCTGCCTGAGTCCACGGCGTTGGCACTCGACTCACGCGTCGAGGGTAGCGCGGCGGAGACTGCCGCCGCTTCCGCGGAAGCGCACGACGCGAGTGCACGATGA
- a CDS encoding sigma-54-dependent Fis family transcriptional regulator, whose translation MTATRRILVVDDDRAFRLSTCALLRHDGYQADDAADGAAAAEALRARHYDLMLLDLKMPGIDGLQLLETLRIRGHTVPILMISGVGTVELAVRSLHLGADDFLTKPVEPDILAGRVAELLDSRPSGDARAHAGREIIGRAAAMQDVLSRLERVAPLSTTVLISGETGVGKELVARAVHRLSDRRDAAFVAVNCGALSESLLESELFGHARGSFTGAVRDRIGVIESAHGGTLFLDEVGEMSLAVQQRLLRVLQEREVQRVGASRPVPVDIRVVTATNRDLRSLVHERRFREDLYYRLAVFTIDVPPLRERREDIPLLAQHALERLRARVPQWSELACSPLALRAMRGFDWPGNVRHLLGAIESAAVLAEGRRIELQHLPEEVRESLEGAAPPRYRAPDDELQERDRILGALDQCGGSPTRAADLLGMGRTTLWRKLRALGIDGTDT comes from the coding sequence ATGACGGCGACTCGACGGATCCTCGTCGTCGACGACGACCGCGCCTTTCGGCTCTCCACGTGTGCGCTGCTGCGGCACGACGGCTACCAGGCCGACGATGCGGCCGACGGCGCCGCCGCCGCCGAGGCCCTGCGCGCCCGGCACTACGACCTGATGCTGCTCGACCTCAAGATGCCCGGCATCGACGGCTTGCAGCTGCTGGAAACGCTGCGCATACGGGGACACACCGTCCCCATCCTGATGATCAGCGGTGTCGGGACCGTCGAGCTGGCCGTTCGATCGCTGCACCTGGGCGCGGATGACTTCCTGACCAAGCCGGTCGAGCCGGATATCCTGGCCGGCCGTGTGGCGGAGCTCCTCGACAGTCGCCCCAGCGGCGATGCGCGCGCGCACGCCGGACGCGAGATCATCGGTCGTGCCGCGGCGATGCAGGACGTCCTGAGTCGCCTCGAGCGCGTGGCGCCCTTGTCGACGACGGTACTCATCTCGGGTGAGACGGGGGTCGGCAAGGAGCTGGTGGCGCGCGCTGTCCATCGGTTGTCGGACCGTCGCGACGCGGCCTTCGTCGCCGTCAACTGCGGTGCGCTCTCCGAATCGCTCCTCGAGAGTGAACTCTTCGGCCACGCACGTGGTTCGTTCACCGGCGCCGTACGCGACCGCATCGGCGTCATCGAATCCGCGCATGGCGGCACGCTCTTCCTGGACGAGGTCGGCGAGATGAGCCTCGCCGTGCAGCAGCGCCTGCTGCGCGTCCTCCAGGAGCGTGAGGTGCAACGCGTTGGGGCGAGTCGTCCCGTGCCGGTGGACATAAGGGTGGTGACCGCGACCAATCGCGACTTGCGCAGCCTCGTGCACGAGCGGCGCTTTCGTGAGGACCTGTACTACCGTCTTGCGGTCTTCACGATCGACGTCCCGCCGCTTCGCGAGCGTCGCGAGGACATTCCGTTACTCGCCCAGCACGCGCTCGAACGTCTTCGCGCTCGTGTGCCGCAGTGGAGCGAACTGGCGTGCTCGCCGCTCGCCCTGCGAGCCATGCGTGGGTTCGATTGGCCGGGCAACGTGCGGCACTTGCTCGGGGCCATCGAGAGCGCCGCTGTGCTGGCCGAAGGCCGCCGCATCGAGCTGCAGCATCTTCCCGAGGAGGTGCGGGAATCGCTCGAGGGCGCCGCACCGCCTCGATATCGCGCGCCCGATGACGAGTTGCAGGAACGCGACAGAATTCTCGGGGCGCTCGACCAGTGTGGGGGCTCCCCGACGCGAGCCGCCGACCTGCTCGGGATGGGACGAACGACGCTCTGGCGCAAGCTCAGGGCGCTCGGAATCGACGGGACAGACACGTAG
- a CDS encoding beta-propeller fold lactonase family protein — MKLSRMLPLVAVLAACSTNDDLTSSLPLAPNADRVEGNAVTGQVYTATNSAAGNAVLVFNRASDGALSPAGSFATNGMGSGTGLGNQNGVIISSSGRELLVVNAASNSVTSFRIRPNGSLERVGTWPSGGMQPISIAEWGGVVYVLNAGGSGGIAGFRLLNGRLSPIAGSARALSQAGAGPAQIQFARGGTLLVVTEKATNRITTYTVGRLGVASAPIVSASNGQTPFGFAVVNGLLIVSEAFGGATDASALSSYEVSRTGQVRLISGSVGTTETAACWVAVTGDGRFAYTTNTGSNSISGYAIKGGTITLLDNDGVTATTAGGPIDLAVSRDSKYIYALTARGNAIDAFEVSPSGALTPVNGGAVGLPPGTNGLAAR, encoded by the coding sequence ATGAAACTCTCCCGCATGCTCCCGCTCGTAGCCGTTCTCGCGGCGTGCAGCACCAACGATGACCTGACGTCGTCGCTCCCGTTGGCCCCGAACGCCGACCGGGTGGAAGGCAACGCCGTCACGGGCCAGGTCTATACGGCGACCAACAGTGCGGCCGGTAACGCCGTGTTGGTCTTCAATCGTGCGTCTGACGGGGCCCTGTCACCGGCGGGATCGTTCGCCACCAACGGCATGGGAAGCGGCACCGGACTCGGCAACCAGAACGGCGTGATCATCTCCAGTTCCGGCCGCGAGCTGCTCGTGGTGAACGCCGCCAGCAACAGCGTCACCTCCTTCCGGATTCGCCCGAATGGTTCGCTGGAGCGCGTCGGCACGTGGCCAAGTGGCGGAATGCAGCCAATCAGCATCGCTGAGTGGGGCGGAGTGGTGTACGTGCTCAATGCGGGTGGAAGTGGGGGCATTGCCGGCTTCCGACTGCTGAACGGCCGGCTGTCGCCGATCGCCGGCTCCGCGCGGGCGCTGAGCCAGGCGGGAGCGGGCCCGGCGCAGATCCAGTTTGCCCGTGGCGGCACCCTCCTCGTGGTGACCGAGAAGGCGACCAATCGCATCACGACTTACACGGTGGGACGACTGGGCGTCGCAAGCGCCCCGATCGTGTCGGCATCCAACGGCCAGACGCCGTTTGGCTTCGCCGTCGTGAACGGACTCCTGATCGTCTCGGAAGCGTTTGGTGGCGCCACGGACGCAAGCGCGCTCTCTTCGTACGAAGTGTCGCGCACCGGCCAGGTGCGCCTCATCAGCGGGTCGGTCGGTACCACGGAGACCGCGGCGTGCTGGGTCGCGGTCACGGGCGATGGGCGCTTTGCGTACACCACGAACACCGGGAGCAACTCGATCAGTGGCTACGCCATCAAGGGTGGCACGATCACCCTGCTCGACAACGACGGCGTGACGGCGACGACGGCGGGAGGTCCGATCGACCTCGCCGTCTCGCGCGATAGCAAGTACATCTATGCGCTGACCGCACGCGGGAACGCCATCGACGCCTTCGAGGTGTCCCCGAGCGGCGCTCTCACGCCAGTAAACGGTGGCGCGGTCGGGCTCCCGCCGGGAACAAACGGATTGGCGGCTCGCTAA